The proteins below are encoded in one region of Nonomuraea helvata:
- a CDS encoding NAD(P)/FAD-dependent oxidoreductase yields MRRRIAAVGGGPGGLSFARVLHHHGHPVTVLERDPAPDARPPGGTLDLHKGMGQLALEKAGLLTEFQELSRPEGQAMRILDTNGTVLRDWKPRPDERANPEIDRGHLRDLLLGPLDVQWGRHVTEVVPQTHGGVLVHFADGRQETFDLVIGADGAWSRVRPAISSATPHYTGVTRVETSLDDIDTRHPDLARLIGDGSVAVYGVNRALVAQRNSGGHVKVGAQFRAPLDWHTNLDLADVEAVRSSLLALFDGWAAPVLDLLRHGTTFVHRPLYVLPVSHTWTHVPGVTLLGDAAHLMPPLGAGANLAMLEGAELAESIAAAPHPGDLDDAVRAFEEQMWARAGNGRKSRRPVWNAS; encoded by the coding sequence ATGAGACGCCGTATCGCTGCGGTCGGGGGAGGTCCCGGCGGCCTTAGCTTCGCCCGTGTCCTGCACCACCATGGGCACCCCGTCACCGTCCTCGAACGCGATCCTGCCCCCGACGCCCGCCCCCCGGGCGGCACGCTGGACCTGCACAAGGGGATGGGCCAGCTCGCACTGGAGAAGGCAGGGCTACTGACGGAGTTCCAGGAACTGTCCCGTCCCGAGGGGCAGGCCATGCGCATCCTGGACACGAACGGGACCGTCCTTCGCGACTGGAAACCCCGTCCGGATGAACGGGCCAACCCCGAGATCGACCGCGGGCACCTCCGCGACCTGCTGCTCGGCCCCCTCGACGTCCAATGGGGGCGGCACGTGACGGAGGTGGTGCCGCAGACCCATGGCGGCGTGCTCGTCCATTTCGCGGACGGGCGACAGGAGACGTTCGACCTCGTGATCGGCGCGGACGGCGCCTGGTCCAGAGTCCGCCCGGCAATCTCGTCCGCGACGCCGCACTACACCGGCGTCACCCGGGTCGAAACCTCCCTGGACGACATCGACACCCGCCACCCTGACCTCGCCCGGTTGATCGGCGACGGCTCCGTGGCTGTGTACGGCGTGAACCGCGCCCTCGTCGCCCAGCGCAACAGCGGCGGCCACGTCAAGGTGGGCGCCCAGTTCCGCGCGCCGCTGGACTGGCACACGAACCTGGACCTGGCCGACGTCGAGGCCGTGCGATCAAGCCTGCTGGCTCTGTTCGACGGCTGGGCCGCTCCCGTCCTCGACCTCCTCCGCCATGGCACCACTTTCGTCCACCGTCCCCTCTACGTCCTGCCCGTCTCCCACACCTGGACCCACGTCCCCGGGGTGACGCTGCTCGGCGACGCCGCCCACCTGATGCCCCCATTGGGGGCGGGCGCGAACCTCGCGATGCTGGAAGGCGCCGAACTCGCCGAGTCCATCGCCGCCGCCCCCCACCCTGGAGATCTGGACGATGCCGTCCGCGCCTTCGAGGAACAGATGTGGGCACGAGCCGGCAATGGGCGAAAATCACGACGGCCGGTCTGGAACGCCTCGTGA
- a CDS encoding LacI family DNA-binding transcriptional regulator has translation MEVTGHISGEDVPRRSASIWDVARVAGVSQQTVSRVINGKGRVSAETRAKVLRVIEELGYRPNKLARMLAGGPVRSVTVLTSDTSLYGAAATLRGMEEAARTAGFSVGISVLEPGSGQRDVAERLNRPGEAVMVIAYDDAGVRALASLPPDVPMAAAVERRPGAEAPDPWQVWLDDRAAAAHATRYLLSLGHRTVHYVAIPSSTSDLPQRTQGWADALRAAGRPLPEPLHGGWSPRSGYLAVRPLAADPSVTAILCGNDDLALGVMRAAREAGRHIPGDLSVVGFDDSPPAAYLNPSLTTVRLDFEGLGRACFGLLHRRLDPQNAPAVPAWSEPELIVRESSAPAPGSTF, from the coding sequence GTGGAAGTTACCGGTCACATCTCCGGCGAGGACGTCCCCCGCCGCTCCGCGAGCATCTGGGACGTCGCCCGAGTGGCCGGTGTCTCCCAGCAGACCGTCTCCCGCGTGATCAACGGCAAGGGCCGGGTCAGCGCGGAGACGCGGGCCAAGGTCCTGCGGGTCATCGAGGAACTGGGCTACCGGCCCAACAAGCTGGCCCGGATGCTGGCCGGCGGCCCGGTGCGCTCGGTCACCGTGCTGACCTCCGACACCTCCCTGTACGGCGCGGCCGCCACGCTGCGCGGGATGGAGGAGGCGGCCAGGACGGCCGGGTTCTCGGTCGGGATCAGCGTGCTGGAGCCCGGATCCGGCCAGCGGGACGTCGCCGAACGGCTCAACCGGCCGGGAGAGGCGGTCATGGTGATCGCCTACGACGACGCCGGGGTGCGGGCGCTCGCGTCGCTGCCACCGGACGTCCCGATGGCAGCGGCCGTGGAGCGCCGCCCCGGCGCCGAGGCGCCCGACCCCTGGCAGGTGTGGCTGGACGACCGGGCGGCGGCCGCGCACGCCACCCGCTACCTGCTCAGCCTCGGTCACCGGACCGTGCACTACGTGGCCATCCCCTCCTCCACCAGCGATCTGCCCCAGCGCACCCAGGGCTGGGCGGACGCGCTGCGCGCCGCGGGACGGCCGCTGCCCGAACCGCTGCACGGCGGCTGGAGCCCGCGCTCGGGCTACCTGGCCGTCCGCCCCCTGGCGGCCGACCCCTCGGTCACCGCGATCCTGTGCGGCAACGACGACCTCGCGCTGGGCGTGATGCGGGCGGCCCGCGAGGCCGGCCGGCACATCCCCGGCGACCTCAGCGTCGTCGGCTTCGACGACTCGCCTCCCGCGGCCTACCTCAACCCCTCGCTCACCACCGTACGGCTCGACTTCGAAGGGCTCGGCCGGGCCTGCTTCGGCCTGCTGCACCGCAGGCTGGACCCGCAGAACGCCCCGGCCGTACCCGCCTGGAGCGAGCCCGAACTCATCGTCAGGGAGAGCAGCGCCCCCGCGCCCGGCTCCACCTTCTGA
- a CDS encoding alpha-galactosidase: MARPRPHPVRRARPAGHPARLLAALPGPGHGRWVTDSPNPCTGRQVPLDFRFHVAMAGVLAVGGDLAEWSQADLGRAAELVAAYKRIRPLVQHGRQYRLLPPDGELSAVQSTWSAKSPDGG, translated from the coding sequence GTGGCTCGGCCACGTCCGCATCCTGTACGACGTGCTCGACCGGCTGGACATCCAGCACGGCTTCTCGCAGCTCTACCCGGCCCGGGTCATGGGCGCTGGGTCACCGACAGCCCCAACCCCTGCACCGGGCGCCAGGTCCCGCTCGACTTCCGCTTCCATGTGGCCATGGCAGGCGTGCTGGCCGTCGGCGGGGACCTGGCCGAGTGGAGCCAGGCCGATCTGGGCCGGGCCGCCGAGCTGGTCGCGGCCTACAAGCGGATCCGCCCGCTGGTCCAGCACGGCCGGCAGTACCGCCTGCTGCCGCCGGACGGCGAGCTGTCGGCCGTGCAGTCCACCTGGTCCGCGAAGAGCCCTGACGGTGGGTGA
- a CDS encoding lectin has translation MHAPARLSVHVRGRRRRPPAVVAACLLTAVVTALSWAVALPASAAPAPLVSASSQRCLDVKGNVDTLGTALDIWDCNGQANQGFEFTSAGELRTLNGTRCVDADRGQTTPGTIVLIWSCNGQANQKWRKNTDGSITGTQSGLCLDVNMAGTANGTAVILWTCNGQSNQKWNGTTGGGSTLVVDAATAVRPVTRVGSGTLYGLSDANTPPVSIMQPLKLHQLRQPPPLHQHRPNGSPVPIGDTLDIAANAKAIGAVITVDMADSFDGFPYNWTNWDDWYSRIDKMIAAVKARPDITNIDAWEPWNEPDWTWPSSAGSFNDGWVRTYRRIRQSEPNTAIMGPSESHWDVNRMRSFLTNAKATGTLPQIVSWHELSGWQQVTANVQAYRALERELGISALPISINEYATRDEIDVPSSANHYVAQFERSGVRDAERAFWFEAGTLNGLLYNGRPTASYWMYKWYADQSGSIVKVTPAASNDGVAAYDAGTRTFSLVFGGQSGNSTIRVDGLGALGSSVTGTLEYVPGSGRTTNVSGATQLSSAAYTVTNGSVTVPVNGQDANGAYRLTLTPR, from the coding sequence ATGCATGCACCCGCCCGGTTATCCGTCCACGTGAGGGGCCGGCGCCGTCGTCCTCCCGCGGTCGTGGCCGCGTGCCTGCTGACGGCGGTCGTCACCGCCCTGTCGTGGGCGGTGGCGCTGCCGGCCTCGGCGGCGCCCGCCCCGCTGGTCAGCGCCTCCTCCCAGCGATGCCTCGACGTGAAGGGCAACGTGGACACGCTGGGCACGGCACTCGACATCTGGGACTGCAACGGCCAGGCCAACCAGGGATTCGAGTTCACCTCGGCCGGTGAGCTGCGCACCCTGAACGGCACCCGCTGCGTCGATGCGGACAGAGGCCAGACCACCCCGGGAACCATCGTGCTCATCTGGTCCTGCAACGGGCAGGCGAACCAGAAGTGGCGCAAGAACACCGACGGCTCCATCACCGGCACCCAGTCCGGGCTCTGCCTCGACGTCAACATGGCCGGCACCGCCAACGGCACTGCGGTCATCCTGTGGACCTGCAACGGCCAGAGCAACCAGAAGTGGAACGGCACGACCGGCGGCGGCAGCACGCTCGTGGTGGACGCCGCCACTGCCGTACGGCCGGTCACGCGCGTCGGCTCCGGCACCCTGTACGGGCTGTCCGACGCCAACACTCCACCCGTCTCGATCATGCAGCCGCTGAAGCTGCACCAGCTCCGGCAGCCGCCCCCGCTGCACCAGCACCGGCCCAACGGGTCCCCCGTCCCGATCGGCGACACGCTGGACATCGCGGCCAACGCCAAGGCCATCGGCGCGGTGATTACCGTCGACATGGCCGACAGCTTCGACGGCTTCCCCTACAACTGGACGAACTGGGATGACTGGTACAGCCGCATCGACAAGATGATCGCGGCGGTCAAGGCGCGCCCGGACATCACCAACATCGACGCCTGGGAACCGTGGAACGAACCCGACTGGACCTGGCCGTCCTCGGCGGGCAGCTTCAACGACGGGTGGGTCCGCACGTACCGGCGCATCCGCCAGAGCGAGCCCAATACGGCGATCATGGGCCCGAGCGAATCGCACTGGGACGTCAACCGGATGCGCTCGTTCCTGACCAACGCCAAGGCGACCGGCACCCTGCCGCAGATCGTGTCGTGGCACGAGCTCAGCGGATGGCAGCAGGTCACCGCCAACGTCCAGGCCTACCGGGCGCTGGAGCGCGAGCTCGGCATCTCCGCCCTGCCGATCTCCATCAACGAGTACGCCACCCGTGACGAGATCGACGTGCCGAGCAGCGCGAACCACTACGTGGCCCAGTTCGAACGCTCGGGCGTGCGCGACGCCGAGCGGGCGTTCTGGTTCGAGGCCGGCACGCTCAACGGCCTGCTGTACAACGGCCGGCCGACCGCGTCGTACTGGATGTACAAGTGGTACGCCGACCAGAGCGGCAGCATCGTCAAGGTCACCCCGGCCGCCTCCAACGACGGCGTGGCCGCCTACGACGCCGGCACGCGCACCTTCAGCCTCGTCTTCGGCGGCCAGTCGGGCAACAGCACGATCCGGGTCGACGGGCTCGGGGCGCTGGGCTCCTCCGTCACCGGCACGCTGGAGTACGTGCCCGGCTCGGGACGCACCACGAACGTCTCCGGCGCGACCCAGCTCTCGTCGGCCGCCTACACCGTGACCAACGGCAGCGTCACCGTTCCGGTCAACGGCCAGGACGCCAACGGCGCCTACCGCCTCACGCTGACGCCCCGGTAG
- a CDS encoding IS5 family transposase produces the protein MTRRHDLTDAQWAALEPHLPAASGKGRPPKWSKRQLIDGIRWRIRTGAPWRDVPACYGHWFTVYGLFRRWQREGIWARILAALQACADAAGKIDWTVSVDSTITRAHQHAAGARRDGHLQKEPPGGVHSEPADHGLGRSRGGLTTKTHLACEQGRKLLAAVVTAGQRGDSPQFIPVLGKIRVARLGGGRPRTRPDRVLADKAYTSKANRTHLRRRGIKACIPSKADQDAHRRAKGSKGGRPPAFDPAFYRLRHAVECGINLLKGNRGMATRYDKLAVRYEAVVIIAAINQWLNAL, from the coding sequence GTGACGAGGCGGCACGACCTCACTGATGCGCAGTGGGCGGCGCTGGAGCCGCATCTGCCTGCCGCATCGGGCAAGGGGCGTCCGCCGAAGTGGAGCAAGCGTCAGTTGATCGACGGGATCCGGTGGCGGATCCGGACCGGGGCGCCGTGGCGGGACGTTCCTGCCTGCTACGGCCACTGGTTCACCGTGTATGGCTTGTTCCGGCGCTGGCAGCGGGAGGGGATCTGGGCGCGGATCCTGGCGGCCTTGCAGGCGTGTGCGGACGCCGCCGGGAAGATCGATTGGACGGTGAGCGTGGACTCCACCATCACCCGGGCTCACCAGCACGCGGCCGGAGCACGCCGGGACGGTCACCTGCAAAAGGAACCACCCGGCGGGGTGCACAGCGAGCCGGCCGATCATGGCCTGGGGCGCTCGCGCGGCGGGCTGACCACCAAGACCCATCTGGCTTGCGAGCAGGGCCGCAAGCTGCTGGCTGCGGTGGTGACCGCCGGGCAGCGGGGCGACAGCCCGCAGTTCATACCGGTGCTCGGCAAGATCCGGGTGGCCCGCCTCGGCGGTGGCCGTCCCAGGACCCGCCCGGACCGGGTCCTGGCCGACAAGGCCTACACCAGCAAGGCCAACCGGACTCATCTGCGCCGGCGTGGGATCAAGGCGTGCATTCCGAGCAAGGCCGACCAGGACGCTCACCGGCGAGCCAAGGGATCGAAGGGAGGTCGCCCGCCCGCCTTCGACCCCGCGTTCTACCGGCTGCGTCACGCTGTGGAGTGCGGCATCAACCTGCTCAAAGGCAACCGCGGCATGGCGACCCGTTACGACAAGCTCGCCGTACGCTACGAAGCCGTCGTCATCATCGCTGCGATCAACCAGTGGCTCAATGCCTTATGA
- a CDS encoding NACHT and WD40 repeat domain-containing protein: MTAVVALSAGALAALAWKSWDADVVGGIAAAVSLSAAVTAAWVQWASYQAMKPPRTLVAVAKDLEAVVRAELDAEAGRQETDAPWRLPVGYSADDVAVLGVDWPDLERTARTARSPFRRKGSRIRGPQELTGTLDDITRTFMRIPTNRLVILGSPGAGKSTLAAHLARQLLDERRGDDPVPVVLGLASWNPETQPLGQWIVGRLTLSYSGLGAPYAERERASLAQALVDDQLVLPVLDGLDELDPAVRGFAIAAINEALRPGSALIVTSRTSEYASAVDPEERGLPVRLNGAAVVQLHDLPSDVMIDYLRAGASGAASAQRWEPVLERLRDSVAAPVTEALRTPLMLGLARFLYNPVPRRVRDDTVLADPAELLDLERFPTAERVQNHLLGGFLAAAYRRPAGTNQRLRGERDAERARETLSALAAELDRTRTHDLAWWQLQRAIKNPREFDRWFVAVITYLVVLAFEGPVIALFMAVLAFFVSRSRWASSSVPTLVADGQPRRVVLQPPTAASLRVNLRLAVTSGLELGLGVGVVLGVLTGWTDGWRAGLDRGWHAALLAGGLIAFSNWLPGPLRAMLNFDAPADIALATPRTALVWDRRLAFIQTLEGFLSGTLVGLALQIIPAHGLPLGITIGSVSLTNSAWGRFVLARVWWRLEQRTPLRLLAFLEDAQQRNVLRQVGPLFQFRHALLQERLRPAITGHAAPIITMAFLPDGRHVVAGGRTERALVWNVADRTPPVVAASILHEPEGRVTTVIDALGLSPDGKLLATGTWTWGIGLFDLSDPSRPTLLSTTARAHNDLVAGLAFSPDGTLLASASMDTDVRLWRVADAGALEPLATLDAHEQAVRAVAFHPGGNVVAVGGRDGLVLLWDIRDIARPRLVHRLPAEVDWILALAFDPSGDVLAVGGRQAVSLWSTESSMLLSRIPINAAYTVAFDSSGDLLATGSLAGGANVWDVTDPADPSGRVRIPGSSPVASAAFHPTRSCLALGTLEGTFHILSLDALLNPAVE, from the coding sequence GTGACCGCCGTGGTGGCGCTGTCGGCCGGAGCACTGGCCGCGCTGGCCTGGAAGAGCTGGGACGCGGACGTTGTCGGGGGCATCGCTGCGGCAGTGTCGCTGTCGGCCGCAGTCACCGCCGCGTGGGTGCAGTGGGCCTCCTACCAGGCGATGAAGCCGCCGCGCACGCTGGTGGCCGTCGCCAAGGATCTCGAGGCGGTCGTACGGGCGGAACTGGACGCCGAGGCTGGGCGACAGGAGACCGACGCGCCGTGGCGGCTGCCGGTCGGCTACTCCGCGGACGACGTCGCCGTACTCGGCGTGGACTGGCCGGATCTGGAGCGGACTGCCCGTACCGCGCGCTCGCCGTTTCGTCGCAAGGGCTCCCGGATCCGCGGTCCCCAGGAGCTCACCGGCACGCTGGACGACATCACCCGGACCTTCATGCGCATCCCCACAAATCGCCTGGTCATCCTTGGCAGTCCCGGCGCGGGGAAGAGCACGCTGGCCGCGCACCTGGCCAGGCAACTCCTTGACGAGCGCCGCGGTGACGACCCCGTTCCGGTCGTTCTCGGCTTGGCCTCCTGGAATCCCGAGACGCAGCCGCTCGGCCAGTGGATCGTCGGCAGGCTCACTCTGTCCTACAGCGGTCTCGGCGCGCCGTACGCCGAGCGCGAGAGGGCCAGCCTGGCGCAGGCGCTGGTCGACGATCAGCTGGTCCTACCCGTCCTGGACGGATTGGACGAGCTCGATCCGGCGGTCCGTGGTTTCGCCATCGCCGCGATCAACGAGGCGCTGCGCCCTGGGTCAGCGCTGATCGTCACCAGTCGCACCAGTGAGTACGCATCGGCCGTCGATCCGGAGGAACGCGGCCTTCCGGTCCGGCTCAACGGGGCGGCGGTCGTCCAGCTGCACGACCTGCCCTCTGATGTGATGATCGACTATCTGCGGGCCGGGGCTTCCGGCGCGGCCTCCGCCCAGCGTTGGGAGCCGGTTCTGGAACGGCTGCGTGACTCAGTGGCCGCCCCCGTCACAGAGGCCCTGCGCACCCCGCTCATGCTCGGTCTGGCCCGGTTCCTCTACAACCCGGTCCCCCGGCGCGTCAGGGACGACACCGTTCTGGCCGATCCTGCCGAACTCCTTGATCTCGAACGCTTCCCCACCGCCGAGCGCGTCCAGAACCACCTGCTCGGCGGTTTCCTCGCCGCCGCGTACAGGCGTCCTGCCGGCACCAACCAGCGCCTGCGGGGCGAACGGGACGCGGAGCGCGCGCGGGAGACCCTGTCGGCCCTGGCGGCAGAGCTCGACCGGACCCGCACCCATGATTTGGCTTGGTGGCAGCTCCAGCGCGCAATCAAGAACCCTCGCGAATTCGACCGCTGGTTCGTTGCCGTGATCACCTATCTGGTCGTCCTGGCGTTTGAAGGGCCGGTCATCGCGCTCTTCATGGCAGTGCTGGCGTTCTTCGTCTCGCGATCCCGCTGGGCCAGTTCGAGCGTCCCGACTCTGGTGGCGGACGGGCAGCCCCGTCGCGTGGTGCTGCAACCGCCGACCGCGGCCTCGCTACGGGTCAATCTCCGCCTCGCCGTGACCAGTGGCCTGGAACTCGGACTCGGCGTGGGAGTGGTTCTCGGCGTGCTCACCGGCTGGACGGACGGCTGGCGCGCCGGCCTGGACCGGGGCTGGCACGCGGCACTCCTGGCGGGTGGGCTCATCGCTTTCTCCAACTGGCTGCCCGGCCCGCTGCGCGCGATGCTGAACTTCGACGCCCCCGCTGACATCGCCCTCGCCACGCCTCGCACGGCGCTCGTCTGGGACCGCCGGCTCGCCTTCATCCAGACGCTCGAAGGATTCCTGTCCGGGACACTGGTAGGCCTGGCCCTGCAGATCATCCCCGCGCACGGGCTGCCCTTGGGGATCACGATCGGCTCAGTCTCCCTGACCAACAGCGCCTGGGGCCGCTTCGTCCTGGCCCGCGTCTGGTGGCGCCTGGAACAACGAACCCCGCTGCGGCTGCTGGCCTTCCTCGAGGACGCCCAGCAGCGCAACGTCTTGCGGCAGGTCGGTCCGCTCTTCCAGTTCAGGCACGCGCTGCTGCAGGAACGGCTCCGTCCGGCCATCACCGGCCACGCCGCACCCATCATCACGATGGCGTTCCTGCCCGACGGCCGGCACGTCGTCGCCGGAGGACGAACCGAGCGGGCGCTCGTCTGGAACGTGGCCGACCGTACGCCGCCGGTCGTGGCGGCCTCAATCCTCCACGAGCCGGAGGGGCGAGTCACCACGGTGATCGACGCGCTGGGGTTGAGCCCGGACGGGAAGCTCCTCGCCACTGGCACCTGGACGTGGGGCATCGGCCTGTTCGATCTGTCCGACCCGTCCCGTCCGACTCTGTTGTCGACGACGGCGCGAGCCCACAACGACCTCGTCGCGGGCCTCGCCTTCAGCCCGGACGGCACGTTGCTGGCCAGCGCGAGCATGGACACCGACGTACGCCTGTGGCGAGTCGCGGACGCCGGCGCTCTTGAGCCGCTGGCCACCCTGGACGCTCATGAGCAAGCCGTACGAGCCGTGGCGTTCCATCCCGGCGGGAACGTCGTGGCCGTCGGCGGCCGCGACGGCCTTGTGCTGCTGTGGGACATCCGAGACATCGCCCGCCCTCGGCTCGTGCACCGGCTGCCGGCGGAGGTCGACTGGATCCTCGCGCTGGCGTTCGATCCGTCCGGTGACGTTCTGGCCGTCGGCGGCCGTCAGGCGGTGAGCCTGTGGAGCACCGAGAGCTCGATGCTCCTGTCCCGGATCCCGATCAACGCGGCCTACACCGTCGCGTTCGACTCCTCCGGCGATCTCCTGGCGACGGGCTCGCTCGCGGGCGGCGCGAACGTCTGGGACGTCACCGACCCCGCCGATCCCTCTGGCCGCGTGCGCATTCCCGGCTCCAGCCCCGTGGCAAGCGCCGCCTTCCACCCCACGCGAAGCTGTCTCGCCCTCGGCACCCTGGAGGGCACCTTCCACATCCTGAGCCTGGACGCCCTCCTGAATCCGGCCGTCGAGTAG
- a CDS encoding DUF418 domain-containing protein, which produces MTRRIDALDVLRGVAIMGTLGTNIWIFTAPGGPAEFLQLGGDPGVVETFLRFLSNGKFLGLLTLLFGVGLELQHRSALRKGLAWPGRYLWRASLLFVEGALHFVLVFEFDVLMGYAITSMIVAYLIGRSRRVVTAWMVAAGTLHVAMVALTTAALMMTGPGGGDTLPYARLGWLDQVAFRLQNVVVFRTELVFIVPMGIVLFLLGARLLRAGVFEEHGAGLRRKLIAVGLGLGVPLNLATSFAGPEWFAVDRYLLAPMVALGLLGLITSVVLGMRDAPGMLRRGITGVGRTALSCYVFQNLAASILCYGWGLGLADRLDSFRPWWVPLAWAGICLLFLVLSSLWLRRFSRGPLELAWQWAYQAPSPARRT; this is translated from the coding sequence ATGACCAGACGCATTGACGCCCTCGACGTGCTGCGTGGCGTGGCCATCATGGGCACACTCGGCACGAACATCTGGATCTTCACCGCGCCGGGCGGGCCAGCGGAGTTCCTTCAGCTCGGCGGCGACCCCGGTGTAGTGGAGACGTTCCTGCGCTTCCTGTCCAACGGCAAGTTCCTCGGCCTGCTGACCCTGCTCTTCGGCGTCGGCCTCGAACTGCAGCACCGCAGCGCGCTCCGCAAGGGCCTGGCCTGGCCTGGCAGGTATCTGTGGCGCGCGTCGCTGCTCTTCGTCGAGGGCGCCCTGCACTTCGTCCTGGTCTTCGAGTTCGACGTGCTGATGGGCTACGCGATCACGTCAATGATCGTCGCTTACCTCATCGGCCGGAGCCGGCGAGTGGTCACCGCGTGGATGGTCGCGGCCGGGACGTTGCACGTCGCCATGGTGGCCCTGACCACCGCAGCCCTGATGATGACCGGGCCGGGCGGCGGCGACACCCTCCCTTACGCCCGGCTCGGCTGGCTCGACCAGGTCGCGTTCCGCCTCCAGAACGTCGTCGTCTTCCGCACCGAGCTGGTCTTCATCGTTCCCATGGGGATCGTCCTGTTCCTCCTCGGCGCGCGCCTGCTGCGCGCGGGGGTCTTCGAAGAGCACGGCGCGGGCCTGCGCAGAAAGCTGATCGCCGTCGGCCTCGGTCTCGGTGTGCCCCTCAACCTGGCCACCTCCTTCGCCGGCCCAGAGTGGTTCGCCGTCGACCGCTACCTCTTGGCGCCGATGGTCGCCCTGGGCCTGCTCGGACTGATCACCTCGGTCGTGCTCGGCATGCGCGACGCGCCGGGCATGCTCCGCCGGGGGATCACGGGCGTCGGCCGCACGGCGCTGTCCTGCTACGTCTTCCAGAACCTGGCGGCCAGCATCCTCTGCTACGGCTGGGGCCTGGGGCTGGCCGACCGGCTCGACTCGTTCCGTCCGTGGTGGGTGCCGCTGGCGTGGGCCGGGATCTGCCTGCTGTTCCTGGTGCTGTCCTCGCTGTGGCTGCGCAGGTTCAGCCGCGGGCCACTGGAACTTGCCTGGCAGTGGGCCTATCAGGCGCCGTCACCGGCCCGTCGGACCTGA